One genomic window of Erinaceus europaeus chromosome 19, mEriEur2.1, whole genome shotgun sequence includes the following:
- the LSM6 gene encoding U6 snRNA-associated Sm-like protein LSm6 isoform X2, whose amino-acid sequence MSLRKQTPSDFLKQIIGRPVVVKLNSGVDYRGVLACLDGYMNIALEQTEEYVNGQLKNKYGDAFIRGNNVLYISTQKRRM is encoded by the exons ATGAGCCTGCGAAAGCAAACCCCCAGTGACTTCCTAAAACAAATCATTGGACGGCCAGTTGTGGTCAAATTAAATTCTGGAGTGGATTATCGAG GGGTGCTGGCGTGCCTGGATGGCTACATGAACATCGCCTTGGAGCAGACAGAGGAGTATGTCAATGGACAGCTGAAGAACAAGTACGGGGACGCGTTCATCCGCGGGAACAACG tgttGTATATAAGCACACAGAAGAGGAGGATGTGA